The Streptomyces sp. NBC_00670 genome window below encodes:
- a CDS encoding 5-carboxymethyl-2-hydroxymuconate Delta-isomerase, giving the protein MPQVTVEYSDTLASGFDRRGFATALHAELVRTAAAKPEACKTRFLRAEGVTVGTDTEGHALVHVSIALLPGRTDETKAGLTENVLELLRTHLKTDGERLHASAEVRELDASYRKFEV; this is encoded by the coding sequence ATGCCGCAGGTCACCGTCGAGTACTCGGACACGCTCGCATCCGGCTTCGACCGCAGGGGTTTCGCCACGGCACTGCACGCCGAGCTCGTTCGGACGGCGGCGGCGAAACCGGAGGCGTGCAAGACACGGTTCCTGCGGGCCGAGGGCGTGACGGTCGGCACCGACACCGAGGGGCACGCACTCGTGCACGTCTCGATCGCCCTGCTGCCCGGCCGCACGGACGAGACGAAGGCCGGCCTCACCGAGAACGTACTGGAGCTGCTGCGCACCCACCTGAAGACGGACGGGGAGCGGTTGCACGCCTCGGCCGAGGTGCGCGAACTCGACGCGTCCTACCGCAAGTTCGAGGTCTGA
- a CDS encoding helix-turn-helix domain-containing protein, protein MVRHPLAPEQIEAGRRLGAALRRARAGRNPGEVALAAGISPETLRKIETGRLPTPAFGTVVRLSEVLGVPLSELADVWRTDPAAALSEAS, encoded by the coding sequence ATGGTTCGCCACCCGCTCGCCCCCGAACAGATCGAGGCGGGCCGACGCCTCGGAGCCGCGCTGCGCCGCGCCCGGGCCGGACGCAACCCCGGTGAAGTGGCCCTCGCGGCCGGCATCTCGCCGGAGACCCTCCGCAAGATCGAGACCGGCCGGCTGCCGACGCCCGCGTTCGGCACGGTCGTACGGCTCAGCGAGGTGCTCGGCGTGCCGCTCTCCGAACTCGCGGACGTGTGGCGCACGGATCCGGCGGCGGCGCTGAGCGAGGCGTCGTAG
- a CDS encoding TetR/AcrR family transcriptional regulator encodes MTTGARRRMGVEERRQQLIGVALELFSRRSPDEVSIDEIASAAGISRPLVYHYFPGKLSLYEAALKRASEDLAGRFAEPHEGPLGARLLRVMRRFFDFVEDHGPGFSALMRGGPAVGSSRTNALVDSVRQAAYVQILSHLGFDAQAEAPPARLEMVVRSWISLAESKALIWLEGRRIPRGELEVQLVHDFAALAAVSAAYDEEMSDVLRAMVKEEPADSPFTDLVARLVALAAPLPAP; translated from the coding sequence ATGACTACCGGGGCTCGCCGCAGGATGGGTGTCGAGGAGCGACGGCAGCAGTTGATCGGCGTCGCCCTCGAACTGTTCAGCCGGCGCTCCCCCGACGAGGTCTCCATCGACGAGATAGCCTCGGCCGCCGGCATCTCGCGGCCGCTGGTCTACCACTACTTCCCCGGCAAACTCAGCCTCTACGAGGCCGCGTTGAAGCGGGCCTCCGAGGATCTCGCCGGGCGGTTCGCCGAACCGCACGAGGGTCCGCTCGGCGCCCGGCTGCTGCGCGTGATGCGCCGCTTCTTCGACTTCGTCGAGGACCACGGCCCCGGTTTCTCCGCCCTGATGCGCGGCGGCCCCGCCGTCGGCTCCTCCCGGACGAACGCGCTCGTCGACTCCGTGCGCCAGGCCGCCTACGTCCAGATCCTGTCGCACCTCGGCTTCGACGCGCAGGCCGAGGCCCCGCCCGCGCGGCTGGAAATGGTCGTCCGCTCGTGGATCTCGCTGGCCGAGTCGAAGGCGCTGATCTGGCTGGAGGGCCGCCGCATCCCGCGCGGCGAGCTGGAGGTGCAGCTCGTGCACGACTTCGCCGCGCTGGCGGCGGTCAGCGCGGCGTACGACGAGGAGATGAGCGACGTGCTGCGCGCCATGGTCAAGGAGGAGCCGGCCGACAGCCCGTTCACAGACCTGGTCGCCCGGCTCGTCGCCCTGGCCGCGCCGCTCCCGGCCCCCTGA
- the map gene encoding type I methionyl aminopeptidase encodes MIEHKTPRDIERMRVTGQFVGQVLAELGELAAVGVDVMDLEHHARRRIKERGAESCYWDYAPSFGKGPFRNVVCLSVNDAVLHGLPHPYTLRDGDLLTMDMAVAIDGWAADSAHTVAVGNAAPADLRLIEATEVALEAAIAVARPGNRLGDISAAIGSVAAEYGYPVNLEFGGHGIGRTMHEDPHIPNNGRPGRGWKLRPGLTLAIEPWFTAGTDKIRFDPDGWTIRSADGSRAAHSEHTVAITDSEPLVLTRRPREEKAAADRHESSSGTDR; translated from the coding sequence GTGATCGAGCACAAGACGCCCAGAGACATCGAGCGCATGCGTGTCACCGGGCAGTTCGTCGGCCAGGTACTGGCCGAGCTCGGCGAGCTCGCCGCGGTGGGGGTCGACGTGATGGACCTGGAGCACCACGCCCGCCGCCGGATCAAGGAGCGCGGCGCCGAGTCCTGCTACTGGGACTACGCCCCCTCCTTCGGCAAGGGCCCGTTCCGCAACGTCGTCTGCCTCTCGGTCAACGACGCCGTCCTGCACGGGCTGCCGCACCCGTACACACTGCGCGACGGCGATCTGCTGACCATGGACATGGCCGTGGCCATCGACGGCTGGGCCGCGGACTCGGCGCACACCGTCGCCGTCGGCAACGCGGCCCCGGCGGACCTGCGGCTGATCGAGGCCACGGAGGTCGCCCTGGAGGCCGCGATCGCGGTGGCCCGGCCCGGCAACCGGCTCGGGGACATCTCCGCGGCCATCGGTTCGGTCGCCGCCGAGTACGGTTACCCGGTCAACCTGGAGTTCGGCGGCCACGGCATCGGCCGCACGATGCACGAGGATCCGCACATCCCCAACAACGGCCGTCCCGGCCGGGGCTGGAAGCTGCGCCCCGGGCTGACCCTCGCGATCGAGCCCTGGTTCACCGCCGGCACCGACAAGATCCGCTTCGACCCGGACGGCTGGACGATCCGCTCGGCCGACGGCTCGCGCGCCGCCCACTCCGAACACACGGTCGCCATCACCGACTCCGAGCCGCTCGTCCTCACCCGGCGCCCGCGGGAGGAGAAGGCGGCGGCGGACCGCCACGAGTCCTCGTCCGGCACGGACCGCTGA